The following are encoded together in the Gemmatimonadota bacterium genome:
- a CDS encoding PASTA domain-containing protein: MKLGDSIARRRPGKPKKRSGGKRKPSAQTPKAAASKPKSRARTASGRRSRPSTRSGSSPSLFGYLGKLALGAIASLAVGYLVATRLIYPAAPPPTGFFAVPSLAGMDLTAATSMLSGVGLILREVDSLNHPKIPDEVVFGQSPLPGQVASLGDSVSLTVSRGPLTRFVPDVTGLSGRMAEVLVTGTGFGLVFDTVASDLPRGQVVETVPEVGTELSLPDTVVMVVSSGPLPFPMPEIVGLNLEEAEELLDSLNLVLGEVREVFRFGFQSGLVIEQTPEEGVPVAKGDEVRLAVGWSRREGVPTRTTERTP, from the coding sequence GTGAAGCTAGGAGACTCGATCGCGCGCCGCCGCCCCGGCAAGCCGAAGAAACGGTCCGGCGGCAAGAGGAAACCGTCCGCCCAGACGCCCAAGGCCGCCGCGTCCAAGCCCAAATCCCGGGCCCGTACAGCCTCCGGCCGGCGCTCGCGTCCATCCACCCGCTCCGGCTCATCTCCAAGTCTGTTCGGCTACCTGGGCAAGCTGGCCCTCGGTGCGATCGCGAGCCTGGCGGTCGGCTACCTCGTCGCCACCCGTTTGATCTACCCGGCCGCCCCGCCGCCCACGGGGTTCTTCGCCGTACCCAGTCTTGCCGGCATGGATCTCACCGCGGCGACCTCAATGCTCTCCGGGGTCGGCCTCATCCTCAGGGAAGTCGATTCCCTGAATCATCCGAAGATTCCCGACGAGGTCGTATTCGGACAATCTCCGCTCCCCGGTCAGGTGGCCAGCCTGGGCGATTCGGTGAGCCTCACCGTGAGCCGAGGTCCGCTGACCCGGTTCGTGCCCGACGTGACCGGCCTCTCGGGCCGGATGGCCGAGGTGCTGGTCACCGGAACCGGCTTCGGACTGGTGTTCGACACCGTCGCCTCCGATCTCCCACGCGGCCAGGTGGTGGAGACCGTTCCCGAGGTCGGAACCGAACTGAGTCTTCCCGATACGGTGGTCATGGTGGTCAGCTCCGGACCGCTACCCTTCCCGATGCCGGAAATCGTCGGCTTGAATCTGGAAGAAGCGGAGGAGCTGCTCGACTCGCTGAACCTGGTGCTGGGGGAGGTGCGGGAGGTCTTCCGCTTCGGCTTCCAAAGCGGGCTGGTGATCGAGCAGACACCGGAAGAGGGCGTTCCGGTCGCCAAGGGAGACGAGGTGCGGCTGGCAGTCGGTTGGAGCCGGCGCGAGGGGGTGCCGACCCGAACGACGGAGCGAACACCGTGA